In Tachypleus tridentatus isolate NWPU-2018 chromosome 3, ASM421037v1, whole genome shotgun sequence, the sequence GGAGGATCAGATACGCTTTGACCTCTAATTATACTCTCCACagaaatgtctgtttgttttaaagttcttACAAATCTTGCACAAGAGCTATTGCGTTAGcgctccctaatttagcaatgatagactagaggaaagccagcTAATTATCAtcatacaccgccaactcttgggatactcttttaccaacgaatgatgggattgatattgtaacgcccccacagctgatttatttgttttgaatttcgcgttaagctacacgagggctacctgcgttagccgtccgtaatttagtagtgtaagactagggggaaagcagttagtcatcattactcaccaccaatccttgggctactcttttaccaacatataatGGGACTGACTGACACATTATACCATCCCCATGTCTGatcgggcgagcatgtttggtaaggcACAGAAATGCCAAGAGTCCATGTTTCTATACTCAACAGACACAGACAGGTTCCGTACCCcccaaaaactaaaaatatttaccgAAATGTAACTAAACAAATACATAACCGTAAGAGTAAAAACATAGTATTTTATCATCCGTTGGAAGTAATGTCTGTGTTTATCATCCGTTGGTAGTAATGTCTGTGTTTATCATCCGTTGGAAGTAATGTCTGTGTTTATCATCCGTTGGAAGTAATGTCTGTGTTTATCATCCGTTGGAAGTAATGTCTGTGTTTATCATCCGTTGGAAGTAATGTCTGTGTTTATCATCCGTTAGAAGTAATGTCTGTGTTTATCATCCGTTGGAAGTAATGTCTGTGTTTATCATCCGTTGGAAGTAATGTCTGTGTTTATCATCCGTTGGAAGTAATGTCTGTGTTTATCATCCGTTAGAAGTAATGTCTGTGTTTATCATCCGTTGGAAGTAATGTCTGTGTTTATCATCCGTTGGAAGTAATGTCTGTGTTTATCATCCGTTAGAAGTAATGTCTGTGTGAAGAttttatatatgaatttaaaacaCGTAGAAACCTTTTTCATcctataaaactttttttttttctatttgacaAAAAAATTTTTACggtcaaaataaagtaaaatacttgCGATTCAGGATGGTAATaaatcttttttgtttcagctgTTTTGCGAGAATGAAATTGATCCAAGCAGTTTTCTTGACTGGTCTTCTGGTTAACTTTGCAGTAGCTAAAATATCACGTGAGTACAAGATTTGAAGCCTAGgcaacatttattgttttgctTTTACGTTCCTACTGATTAGTTGGTTTCTTATTTATCATTATTCTTTTGACACAAACAGtatatatgatttgtttgtttgtttgtttgttttggaatttcgcacaaagcaactcgagggctatctgtgctagccgtccctaatttagcagtgtaagactagagggaaggcagctagtcatcaccacccaccgccaacacttgggctactcttttaccaacgaatagtgggattgaccgtaacattataacgcccccacggctgggagggcgagcatgtttggcgcgactcgggcgcgaacccgcgaccctcagattacgaagcgcacgccttaacgcgctaggccatgccagacctcagTATGTATGAACGTACATTATTTCTACCTTTCAGGTCAATTACAAAGCCATTAAACCCTGTGGCGTATTTAAGTAGGGGCTAGAGGGgcttattgttaattttattctatgtaaaattacgtgGGATGTAGGGCTGACAAAAAGTGTGAGCCTATACGTGTACCAGAAAGACAGAAGATTGGCTAAAAACAACATAAGCACAacgaatataaaaaatacaaaaaaacattagAATCCTTAACTCAGTCAGCACCTCGTGTACACGACCTAGACAGAGACCCTTGAATTCAAGTATAATCGTTTCTGATTCTAAACTACTGATCAAGGGGAAGGTGGTCAAACAATGGTATTCGCCATCACAAGGCTTAGGCAGGCTATATGAACCTAATAACGTGGTTTTACCTTTGTTTTAAGACCCCTCggttgtacaaaaaaaaaaaaaaaaaaaaaaaaaaaacgcaaatgtagggaagaaaaaaaaagaaagcccAAAAAACACGTTAGAGCCAAAAAAGCGGATTGGAGGCACCAGATTAAGTAATCCAATAATACAATCTATAAAAACCTTTTTCTGATTGAAAAAATGTACTCGTAAGTAGAATATGTAAAATGCCTCTCCaggaacataaatataaaaagaaaagagaCTGCTTTGTCTGTGATGTTATTCACGCTCGAATAAAACAGATTATATTAACTGGAAgcgaagaaatgatgttgaaagtggaGAAAGAAGAGTGATGAGAAGGACAAGCATCCTGAGAGGTCAAAATCGAATTAGACTAAAATAAAGCAAGGTGTATGATGTTGATTCAGGAGAATATGGAAacgctgaaacctctaaaaccattatCAATGTATACATATAAAGTTGTATCTCAGTTTTTGTACTTCATgtatttcaaatctgaaaaaacaacaacaaatattctaAATAGTAGAGccaagtagtttatttctaccaatcagTGCCTTCTGGGACATAGTATTTCAAACTCTGGCACGACGCCTAGTTGATTTTTTCGTGACTCGGTGATCTTAAAGTGCTGAGCGTGTTTTGAAGAATCAGGTCACAAACTATGAACTTTCATCTTGCATTTCAACATTCTAATCATTAGACCACAGTCAATCCATTGTAATTCTATTGATTGGTATGGTTGTTCAGCTTGAACAAAGGGCTATATGccctgtgtccaccacgggtattgaaaccccaATTTTTAGCAAGCAATCCTTCATGTATACCACTGAACCCCTAAGGAAGGGGTAAGCGTTTTCAttcgaaaaaaataaacaaacacgaagtgatttttttatataacaaaatctTTCTCTGTTCGCTctggattttgttgttgtttgtaattaagcataatgATACACAAACTGCTATCTGTTCTTTGCCCACGACAGATGTCAAAAACCGGTTTCTAACAGTACAAGGTTGTttgacataccgctgagccagtgggAAGAGAGCACTTCGGAGTTTGacagttaaattaataaatacagaatatgtttaacattttacatataaacaagTGAACAATGTTGATCAAATATCTCTTATACaatgatatatttgtaatttaggATTACATTTGTGAACAATGttggttaaatatttattgaacagaACTAGACTTGTAATTAAGGATTATGTTTATGAACAACATTCGTTAAATAACTCTTGCACAAGACTAGCCAAGTGATTAAGCATTATGTTTGTGAACAATGTTGGTTAAATACCTGTTGCATAGGACTACACATGTAATTAAGGATTATGTTTGTGAACAATGTTGGTTAAATATCTCTTGTACAAGATTAGACAAGTAATTAAGCATTATGCCTGTGAACAATTTGGTTAATTACCTGTCGCACAGGACTAGACGTGTATTTAAGGATTgtgtttttgaaagaaaaaactgAACTTCGTATTTTTTCCTGtattcatgtttttcttttttatgggtGTGTCACATTTAatagaataacatttttttacaatttttactgAACTTAAAAtacatggaaaaaaaaactttgacaACGAGATCACCACTTTCATCACTGAACCTGAATGCATGtgtgttgtaattttaaaaatttaatttgagtAAAACAAATCTAAACGATtagacaaaaaagaagaaaatctgTTCTAAGGATTTGCAGTTAATATTCTTCTACAACTGTATATCCATTCAGATTTTTGGTCTCTTGAGCCATACCttctgtaacttacaagttacaggagaaaataaaacaatcacaCATTGAATAGCCAAATGAAACATAATTACACGTACAGCAAAGTGGAATAGTAAAATATTTCCTCATGAGAGAAATAGGccgtacataataataaagaaaacaatttattgcAGCATTAGTAAAAATTGTACATTTATCGTCACAAATATAAAGTGGTAACAGATACAGTGTTAAACTCTATAGTTCATAGTTTACCATGaattatttgtaagtagtttGAGTATAGATCTTAGAATAACGTTCATTTCCATGAATGAAATGTACACTGGTGTAATCAGCCAATCATAGTTCAGCATAATTTATTGGTATGTAATTTGAGTATAGGTCTTAGAATCATGTTCAGTTCCAAAAATGGAATGTACACTGATGTAATTGGCCAATCATAGGTCTGCTTTAGAGAAGCTAGGTCTCTTTTCATGTAAgtaagtattgttgttttttctttctttttaatcagGGGTTTTAGATTCTTTTAATCACGTTATGTATTAGGTTATTACAGAGTTGATGTAAACAAATTTACCCACCTAATGGCTGCATATTATTTCTATACAGTGTGGAAGTGCCCAAAATGGCCAATCTTCATTGTAGCTCCTTGTCCCAAAGGCGAACTTCCAGGCTCGACCTGCCGAACTGACAGTGAATGTTCAAGTTTTTGGAAGCTTTGTTGCATGGACTGGCATGATTGTAACTATAAGTGTACAAATGGTGTTTTTCACATTTCATTAACTTCCTAATTCCTGGATTTCTTGTTTTGATTCAGTTTATTTCTCTGAGACTATCTCtagtaaaaatgtaataaaaaaaagcttCATTAAACTGAGTTCCAAAGGTTTTCTATTCTATTTTCAATCCAAGagatttaattatacattttctaCCACACTGTTATCAACTataaaaagtaagttttactcaataaaaattccattttagataatattatgatgaaaatgtcctaacaataaattatttatacttcaAGTGGTGTTCTATACATTTCATTATGATGCAAGTACTTATCAATATATTAGTAAACACAAACTCTTTGAAACATTTACAGTATTATAATCAATATAGAAGTTTAATTCCTGTTGGATTTCAAGATCATTGTTTTGAGAATGTTTCTACCTGAAGTCCTGTTACACAAGTGCTGTGGCatctttaaatttttcttttccacTGGGCAAGGGTTTAAAACATTGCCACACATAAATTACAAACCTAACTCGTCCTGTATTAACCCTTCCTTTACCATGTTATACTCTAGAAGGTTTTTATGACCACACTTCAACACATAGTTGTAAAGTGTTCCCACTCTCTTTTTTTACTATGttgtttaacatatttaacaCAGTTTCAAGAAATCATTCTTATTGCATTATCAgtacaaaatgttaaaagaaaaaataaatatactgataaCCAGTTATCACTGATAAGAAAATCTAAGTTATAGAACTGGCCATATACAAGTACAGTTTATAACTTTAtaatctttttttcttaaaaaattagattttttccttatgatttgtttttgtgtttagaattatgcacaaagctacacaattggatatctgcactctgcccaccacaggtattgaaacccaattttcagTGGAatgagtccacaaacataccgctgtcccactggAGGGAATTTCATGATGGAAACATGCCTTCCACAAAAAGGCAGAACTGGTTCCTCTATGATAAATGCACATGTTGGTCTAAACAATAATGTAGCCATGCAAAGTGACTCCTGAGGACAAACAATAAAAtgattcaacaaacaaaagaacaagaaaaggAGGAGGCAAAAACAAGCGAATGAAATAAGAcaaaaattgaacaaacaaaGAGAGGTCAAAACGTTATTCACTTTGAATGATTTCAGCTCAAAGCTGTTCTTATGCTACCATCTGAAGTATGTTATTTATCTGATAAAAATCACATGTACTTATTAGATGTTGCCAACTGACCCACACCTTCTTCTAGAAGCTTCCAATGCATTCTCTCTCTGTAATTGATGGAAttcatataaaaacacatttgGTTACTTTGATGAATTTATTAAcatgtaattgaaaataatgaattataaaaacatttgtgcTTTTTCACTTGCATCATTCAGTCTTTAATGCTACTATAACCAACAAAATTTCATCAacagtacattttttttatattacctgAAAGATGTGTCAATTTTCCAACTCTGGAATGGAACTGAACATCTAGTAATGATACTAATTTCTTGtgcaacaaaaaataactaaaacaatcaTGGATCAAACACTTCTCAACTTATTAAAAAACATTCTGTTACATTAACATTCACATCAAACATCTCACTTATAAAGTGTTGTAGGCtgtaaaaataactgtttaaaagtCACTTCTATATTAGTTGGCTTCATTGGTCTATGTATGCCACAAGCCACCACctcaaataaaatgttaacattcttgTAACCTCTTTGCAAAGGATATGATCTGCTTATACATCAGATAAAGAAAGATCAATTTCCTAAGTGTGACCAACAACAGCCTGTTGATCAACAAAGCTTTCATCTACTAAAACACCCAGAATGAAATCGCTTGTTCTCACTATTAGCCTCCAATCAGTATTTGTTTGTGTAACAACTATTATAAGCAGTGAGGCCAAAGTATTATAAATAGCATCATGCAGATAGAAGATTAACATCATGCTGTtaaatcaacaaatatataaagGTAATATACgtgtgtacattttttttttggcGTTTTTTTTCAATGGGATGGGGAGTCCCCTTAAACTGAACAGTTTCAGCAAGAAACATgcaattaaaaattacataaagcaATCAAATTAGGAGATGAAAAAAACTTGCTTGAACCGACTCTGGTATCACAGTCACGTCCAATTTGAAAAAAGTCCAAAGACTGTTGAGGTATTTCTTCACTgtgtaatacattttgttttaccaaccAGAACTCCTTGAATCCAAGTTAATAACCTACACCTCATTATTAAAGTTTAACtggataaaaaaaacaccaaGTTTCAAGAATATAAGACAtttcatcaaattattttaaaacaagatgttgagtatgttatatgaaaatgattttggagcctcaccataTTTTTACTGCCCAGTTATATCTGCAAAAGCCCCCACTGTCGAGCTGTCATGTCTTAAGCATACCACTTCTTCCTGCTGGCTTtctataatacatataaagtatGAGGATAACAGTTTCCCTGTTTCATATAATCCTATAACACAGAAATCCACAATTACTCCACCTTGCAATTTCACTGGTATATCTTTGAGTGAATTTTCACAAATACCTATGTTATTCTACAGTTTCTCGATGTATGTGACAGTTCAAAGGATATGTTATAAAAGAATCCTGTGTATACGTGAATTGTGTAACCTTGTCAGATGGAGCTCCTTCTTTATCTTATGCACTGTTCTGGGGAGCACTTGGATGGATTTTATCATTCTCCCttgtgtttgtggattctcaGCCAGCATAAGATTATACAATTTGCTTAACCACAGCACGTCCAACTTCACACAcatctctttctggatggtcctgggtcacaagttgatccatgttcctttttttttcaatgccattaattacaaatatctttatcTCGAAAATTAAAAATCCCCTTTCTGAACACATATTTACAATCTGAGTATATGACTATTTTGTTTTAGAAGGAGTTGTCACCCTTCCCAAAAGCACTAACCTTTTGGTGGCATCATATTAATAACAAGATGAcaaatattgttgtattgttgtattgtaaTTCTgttgacaagaaacccacttgaagtaaaaatgtatctcaggatgtctggtatgggtattaaaacttttactaataaagcagagaacaatgttttgaccttcttaggttgaaatgttgttctctgctttattagtaaaagtgttaatacccataccagccatcctgagatacaaatTGTAATTTGATATATTCCACCTTAACTTTATATGAATTACaactatatataaatgtattttacattatgtCAAAAAGacacaattttgaaatattaaattttaaaattaccataTTAGCATacccataaaataattttattacaaaattgatacaacaaaaaataattcctgagtaaaataattaaatttatgacaAATTAAGGTACATTTGGTGTTGAAACGATGTATACTAAGTTTTGAAATATAGCTCTTGTGAGCAAAATAGGATGTGAATGTCTACAATCACAAGATTCttattaatgtaaaatttatatttattcatcagtCAAAAGTTGAAGTATAAATGACACAGAAAAAAGTCAAAAGACACACAACCATTCCAACAGAAGCCATATTACTGTTTAATGGTTTACACAGGTGATCCAGCCACAGAAATGTATAGAATAAAATTCATCATTGACTTGCCAAATAAAGACACTGCTACAAACACAACAAAGAATGTATGAAACTATTCGATGTAATTACTGGAATGCATAAAACACGTTAATAAATCCTGTCTCGATAGCCTCTTCCCCTACCTCGAGAACTGCCTCTACCCCTTCCTCCTCGACCTCCTAGTGgtgctgtaaaataaatattagaaaagtaatgatctaataatgaatataaaagtaTGCATAATACAAAGTTATACAAGTAAGAGAGCAAAGGGAAAATGTGCACAAGAATTTTTTGTCTAACAAATAGAATAGAAAATTCATTCAGGGTGTTACTCATGAAGTGATAACAGCAATAAATTTCACAACTAAGTATTTTTGAAGATAggttttcaaataaacaaaacacacacaaaaaaatatacaaaatatgttcAAGTAATTCAGAATTACTttgaatttaacataaaatacaatggGTTTTGGTTAAATAAATACATCAGATAACTGCTCTGGCAAACTCTCAATCATATACCtactaataaattttaatttttaggtaAATGCTTTCTCTGTAATATACTGATGGTGGAGGGTTATGTCAGTACACTGCTGTAGTCAATCTAATCTCAGtaacttgtgataaaaaaatcGAAGGTTTGATCAAAATTAGCAACGAACTCAGTGAAACTGCTGAATGCATGTATGTGTTGAAATCATGCATGGATTTAACGGCACAAATGAAGAATACTTTACATCATCAGAAGAGAAACTCCACCCCTAAGTCAAATAAAAACAGACTGGAAGTTTCCAACACTAAAAAAATGGTAAATTATTAGCTGTGTCTAGCCTATGTAGGAGATGAAAAAATACTTCATACAGTATGTCAAATTGGGAATAAAGATAAGCCTGGAAGAACGATGTACTTCActaataaagaagagaacaacgtttcaacctgaaaatgacctactAAATAGTGCAGAGCTGTAGAAgctgcaaaacaaaatattagatctttttttttacacatatagttaatttttaatgttttattttcctttcttgtcTTTTACTACTTATCATTCATCTTGACACAAGTCAGAAGTGTCCTTGAGAATAAATGTTTGGGAGACATGCACAGgccttcaaaaatattttcattcataatGTAACATTGTAAGCCTTGAGAACACATGTAAAACTCTccaaaaatgttcaaacaaaatacatttgcATAATTTCTGGAACCTCCTGAAAGgatatcaaaaattatttttaaggtaAATAAGTCTTTTTATTGTGCATTAAAAATTTAtgaagttttaagtattttttaaaggtttattttgaaataaaggactTAACTCTTGGATATGACAAAGCTTCAAATCATAACATACGCGACGATATCAATTTCAATTACATAACCTGGCAGTAAAGGAGCTCAATTTAATTATGATTAGTTATGTTATAACTATGCATTTTAAAccataaataatacataactaaaatacaaaactgtatcTCTAATTATAACACATTAAGGTAAATGCTACAGTCAATCAAACAGTCAACAAAGCAACGGTCAGTTACTTACATTAAATTAGATTGCAGTGTGAAATGGTTTTTCATATAGTATTTTAACCCTTTTCGTtatccaaatatttttaaaacataaaagaaaattaaaaggcTTCATAACCTAGAGCAAGCAGCAAATGAGTGCAAAGATCTTAACTTGAAGAGATAATTGTTACcctataagtttttatttaacgTTCTATGTTTCAAAAAAATAGTGActatatttgtaaatagtaataatgtatatagatatatattgtattgtaattaaaacgtgactgtattttacaaaatgctggtccactaaaacacagaTCACTTTGTGCAGACCAGTTTAAAATCACTAAATATAGTAACATTAGTACACATGTAACACATGTAATGCTAGCTAAGCACAGCTGGAGGGttgatataataacaataaatatttataaatgttatgagATTGAAGCTACATAGATAAAACATTtgggttttgttttataatttttagtcaTTACATAATGAAAAAAGTATAATCTACATTTATTTCTCACAATTTTATAGTAGTTATAAGATTAGTTAAATCTACCAAACCTGTATAGAGATATGgta encodes:
- the LOC143247341 gene encoding uncharacterized protein LOC143247341; its protein translation is MSSVNIFTKVIESRQSTCLDWRSCFARMKLIQAVFLTGLLVNFAVAKISLWKCPKWPIFIVAPCPKGELPGSTCRTDSECSSFWKLCCMDWHDCNYKCTNGVFHISLTS